One genomic window of Actinoplanes lobatus includes the following:
- a CDS encoding ABC transporter substrate-binding protein, which produces MKSAHRRVAVAALAATFVVSGCAKSEDEPAATGAGAAPAASQVVQSAAPGAATCTIDQHGGEKIDLKTAKVGFSQSEKEANPFRIAETQSIKDEAAKLGITQLTTANANSQFNKQISDVEQMIDAGVQLLVIAPLNSDGWDSVFAKASAKKIPIVTIDRKINAAACKDYLTFIGSDFAEQGKRAADEMAKALGNKGEVAILLGAPGNNVTTLRTSGFKDQMAKIAPDIKITFEQTGNFSREEGQKVAEQLLQSKPNINGIYGENDEMALGAVTALKGAGKKPGDVKIVSIDGTKGAVQGIVDGWISAVIESNPRFGPLAFSTAGDFFGGKPVGQDIIIADRSYDESNAKADLASAY; this is translated from the coding sequence ATGAAGTCTGCCCACCGCCGGGTGGCGGTCGCCGCCCTGGCCGCCACCTTCGTCGTGTCCGGCTGCGCCAAGTCGGAGGATGAGCCGGCCGCCACCGGCGCCGGCGCGGCGCCGGCCGCCTCGCAGGTCGTGCAGTCGGCCGCCCCGGGCGCCGCCACCTGCACGATCGACCAGCACGGCGGCGAGAAGATCGATCTCAAGACGGCGAAGGTCGGCTTCTCGCAGTCGGAGAAGGAGGCGAACCCGTTCCGGATCGCCGAAACCCAGTCGATCAAGGACGAGGCCGCCAAGCTCGGCATCACCCAGTTGACGACGGCCAATGCGAACTCGCAGTTCAACAAGCAGATCAGTGACGTCGAGCAGATGATCGACGCGGGCGTGCAGCTGCTGGTCATCGCGCCGCTGAACTCGGATGGCTGGGACTCGGTGTTCGCCAAGGCTTCGGCCAAGAAGATCCCGATCGTCACCATCGACCGGAAGATCAACGCGGCCGCCTGCAAGGACTACCTGACCTTCATCGGCTCCGACTTCGCCGAGCAGGGCAAGCGCGCCGCCGACGAGATGGCCAAGGCGCTCGGCAACAAGGGCGAGGTGGCGATCCTGCTGGGCGCGCCCGGCAACAACGTCACCACGCTGCGGACCAGTGGCTTCAAGGACCAGATGGCGAAGATCGCCCCGGACATCAAGATCACCTTCGAGCAGACCGGCAACTTCTCCCGCGAGGAGGGCCAGAAGGTCGCCGAGCAGCTGCTCCAGTCCAAGCCGAACATCAACGGCATCTACGGCGAGAACGACGAGATGGCCCTCGGCGCGGTCACCGCGCTCAAGGGCGCCGGCAAGAAGCCCGGCGACGTCAAGATCGTGTCGATCGACGGTACCAAGGGCGCGGTCCAGGGCATCGTCGACGGCTGGATCTCGGCGGTCATCGAGTCCAACCCCCGGTTCGGCCCGCTCGCCTTCTCCACCGCGGGCGACTTCTTCGGGGGCAAGCCGGTCGGCCAGGACATCATCATCGCCGACCGCTCCTACGACGAGAGCAACGCCAAGGCCGACCTGGCCAGCGCTTACTGA
- a CDS encoding sugar ABC transporter ATP-binding protein, whose product MTLLEVAGVSKVFPGVRALDDVSFALRPGEVHALVGENGAGKSTLIKVLTGVYRPDAGELRYQGEPVSFATPMDAQRAGISTIYQEVNLIPLMSVAQNLFLGRELRTNLGLVDRTRMDREARDILAGYGVTTDVRERLGSLPLGAQQMVALARAVMIDAKVVVMDEPTSSLEPREVETLFGVIQDLHERGIGIIYVSHRMDELYRICDTVTILRDGKLVHTGKLADLERVRLVALMLGREVSDVRREGFTVFTGDHAAADDTPVLRVSGLSSRNRLHDISFGVRPGEVVGLGGLLGAGRSETIKAIAGAYPVDSGEIEVDGTPLRHPTTVKAVAAGIAVQPEDRKAEGIIPGLSIRENIALSILPRMSTFGLVSDTKIDEVVDRFMTRLRIKASSPHQRVGDLSGGNQQKVLLARLLATGPKVLLLDEPTRGIDVGAKAEVQALIDELAAEGLGVVLVSSDAEELVEGSGRVVVLRDGAVVGVLTGEDVTTESLLATIAEAGA is encoded by the coding sequence GTGACGCTGCTCGAAGTGGCCGGCGTGTCCAAGGTCTTCCCCGGGGTGCGGGCGCTCGACGACGTGTCGTTCGCGCTGCGGCCCGGGGAGGTCCACGCGCTGGTCGGTGAGAACGGCGCCGGCAAATCCACCCTGATCAAGGTGCTCACCGGCGTCTACCGTCCGGACGCCGGTGAGCTCCGCTACCAGGGAGAGCCGGTGTCCTTCGCGACGCCGATGGACGCCCAGCGGGCCGGCATCTCGACCATCTACCAGGAGGTCAACCTCATCCCGCTGATGAGCGTGGCCCAGAACCTGTTCCTCGGCCGCGAACTCCGCACGAACCTGGGCCTCGTCGACCGCACCCGGATGGACCGCGAGGCCCGCGACATCCTGGCCGGATACGGGGTCACCACCGACGTACGGGAAAGGCTCGGCTCTCTGCCGCTCGGCGCCCAGCAGATGGTCGCCCTGGCCCGCGCCGTCATGATCGACGCCAAGGTCGTCGTCATGGACGAGCCCACCTCGTCCCTGGAGCCCCGCGAGGTGGAGACGCTCTTCGGCGTCATCCAGGACCTGCACGAACGCGGCATCGGCATCATCTACGTCTCGCACCGGATGGACGAGCTCTACCGGATCTGCGACACCGTCACCATCCTGCGCGACGGAAAACTGGTGCACACCGGCAAACTCGCCGACCTGGAACGGGTCCGCCTGGTCGCGCTGATGCTCGGCCGTGAGGTCTCCGACGTTCGCCGCGAGGGTTTCACGGTCTTCACCGGCGACCACGCGGCGGCCGACGACACCCCGGTCCTGCGCGTGTCCGGGCTCAGCAGCCGCAACCGGCTGCACGACATCAGCTTCGGCGTACGCCCCGGTGAGGTCGTCGGGCTCGGTGGCCTGCTCGGCGCCGGCCGCAGCGAGACCATCAAGGCGATCGCCGGCGCCTACCCGGTCGACAGTGGCGAGATCGAGGTGGACGGGACGCCGCTGCGCCACCCGACCACGGTCAAGGCGGTCGCCGCCGGCATCGCGGTGCAACCCGAGGACCGCAAGGCCGAGGGCATCATCCCCGGCCTGTCCATCCGGGAGAACATCGCACTGTCCATCCTGCCCCGGATGTCGACCTTCGGCCTGGTCTCGGACACGAAGATCGACGAAGTGGTCGACCGGTTCATGACACGGCTCCGGATCAAGGCGTCCAGCCCGCACCAGCGAGTCGGCGACCTGTCCGGCGGCAACCAGCAGAAAGTGCTGCTCGCTCGCCTCCTCGCCACCGGCCCCAAGGTGCTCCTGCTCGACGAGCCCACCCGCGGCATCGACGTCGGCGCCAAGGCCGAAGTTCAGGCGCTCATCGACGAACTCGCCGCCGAAGGACTCGGCGTCGTGCTCGTCTCCTCCGACGCCGAGGAACTCGTCGAAGGCTCCGGCCGGGTCGTGGTCCTCCGCGACGGCGCCGTCGTCGGCGTCCTCACCGGCGAGGACGTCACCACCGAGAGCCTGCTCGCCACGATCGCGGAGGCCGGCGCATGA
- a CDS encoding ABC transporter permease: MTTLALTTPRRADRLPKYGVYIAIAALVVYNAAFTPYFLTVSNLRIQLIQVAPIIIVALGMALVIGTEGIDLSVGAVMALAAALIPLYLGYGVIAAVLVSLLAGVAVGLINGALVAKVGLQPIVATLALFVGGRGLAVVISDGQLRDIRNADLIYLGSGDLLGIPVLVWTAALAILVVAFTVRRTVFGRRLLAIGGNRPAAELAGLPVQRVLITVYVLCAVLAAIAGLLSVGRIQSSDASSIGLLIELSAITAVVVGGTPLTGGRVRVLGTVAGAVLMQLVIATMIKNNLPPSTTEMVQAAIILVAVYAARERKTR, translated from the coding sequence ATGACCACCCTCGCCCTCACCACACCCCGCCGCGCCGACCGGCTGCCGAAGTACGGCGTCTACATCGCCATCGCGGCGCTGGTCGTCTACAACGCGGCCTTCACCCCGTACTTCCTCACCGTCAGCAACCTGCGTATCCAGCTCATCCAGGTCGCCCCGATCATCATCGTGGCGCTCGGCATGGCCCTGGTCATCGGCACCGAGGGCATCGACCTCTCGGTCGGCGCGGTGATGGCCCTCGCGGCGGCCCTCATACCCCTCTATCTGGGGTACGGGGTGATCGCGGCCGTCCTCGTCTCGTTGCTGGCCGGGGTGGCCGTCGGCCTGATCAACGGCGCCCTGGTCGCGAAGGTGGGCCTGCAACCGATCGTCGCCACCCTCGCCCTCTTCGTCGGCGGCCGCGGCCTGGCCGTCGTCATCTCCGACGGGCAGCTCCGGGACATCCGCAACGCCGACCTCATCTACCTGGGCTCCGGCGATCTGCTCGGCATCCCGGTGCTGGTGTGGACCGCCGCCCTGGCCATCCTGGTCGTGGCGTTCACGGTCCGGCGAACCGTCTTCGGCCGCAGGCTTCTCGCCATCGGCGGCAACCGGCCCGCCGCCGAACTCGCCGGGCTCCCGGTCCAGCGCGTCCTGATCACCGTCTACGTGCTGTGCGCGGTCCTCGCCGCGATCGCCGGACTGCTGTCGGTCGGCCGGATCCAGTCGAGCGACGCCTCCTCGATCGGCCTGCTCATCGAACTGTCCGCGATCACCGCGGTGGTCGTCGGCGGCACCCCGCTGACCGGCGGCCGGGTACGCGTCCTCGGCACGGTCGCCGGCGCCGTCCTGATGCAGCTCGTGATCGCCACCATGATCAAGAACAACCTGCCGCCGTCCACCACCGAGATGGTCCAGGCGGCCATCATCCTCGTCGCCGTCTACGCGGCCCGGGAAAGGAAGACCAGGTGA
- a CDS encoding ABC transporter permease → MTVLAVAQRRAGTAFQRQGALAVLAVVVLIAFGAFPNFRSLDNAATILVAAAPPMLIALGMTFVIITGGIDLSVGSLYVLGGVLAAWASQYGFVAAIAVPLAVCGAIGLLNGALIAYTGMAPFIVTLAALLGARGLMRAVSDEGSTTYIVQNDAFHTLGTGSLLGIGNQVWLVAIIVLLGMVVLSRTRFGNSVYAVGGSEDAAALMGVAVRRTRIGVYVLSGLLAGLAGTINAAKLGSGVTVLGAGMELDAIAAVVIGGTLLTGGAGTIAGTVAGVLLLGVIQNLINQVGDLNSNWQQVISGAFLALVVVAQTYLVRLRRT, encoded by the coding sequence GTGACCGTACTGGCCGTCGCCCAACGCCGGGCCGGAACCGCCTTCCAACGGCAGGGCGCCCTCGCCGTGCTGGCCGTCGTGGTGCTGATCGCGTTCGGCGCGTTCCCGAACTTCCGCAGCCTCGACAACGCCGCCACCATCCTGGTCGCGGCCGCCCCACCGATGCTGATCGCGCTCGGCATGACCTTCGTGATCATCACGGGTGGCATCGACCTGTCGGTCGGGTCGCTCTACGTGCTCGGCGGGGTCCTCGCCGCCTGGGCCTCCCAGTACGGTTTCGTCGCCGCGATCGCCGTGCCGCTCGCCGTCTGCGGTGCGATCGGGCTGCTCAACGGGGCGCTGATCGCCTACACCGGGATGGCGCCGTTCATCGTCACCCTGGCCGCGCTGCTCGGCGCCCGCGGCCTCATGCGCGCGGTCAGTGACGAGGGCTCCACCACCTACATCGTCCAGAACGACGCCTTCCACACCCTCGGCACCGGCTCCCTGCTCGGCATCGGCAACCAGGTGTGGCTGGTCGCGATCATCGTGCTGCTCGGCATGGTGGTGCTGTCCCGCACGCGATTCGGCAATTCCGTGTACGCGGTGGGCGGCAGCGAGGACGCCGCCGCGCTCATGGGCGTCGCGGTCCGGCGTACCAGAATCGGGGTCTATGTCTTGTCGGGGTTGCTGGCCGGACTGGCCGGAACCATCAACGCCGCCAAACTCGGGTCAGGAGTGACCGTCCTGGGAGCGGGCATGGAACTCGACGCCATCGCCGCCGTCGTGATCGGCGGGACGCTGCTCACCGGCGGTGCGGGCACCATCGCCGGAACCGTGGCCGGAGTGCTGCTGCTCGGCGTCATCCAGAACCTGATCAACCAGGTCGGTGACCTGAACAGCAACTGGCAACAGGTGATCAGCGGCGCGTTTCTCGCGCTGGTCGTCGTCGCGCAGACCTATCTGGTACGCCTCCGTCGCACGTAG
- a CDS encoding PH domain-containing protein: MTDGEGWRRLSVRVVWLDLIRVVISLATGYLGIVVSDEPVWALVAGACGGLLTALLDLRRWQTTRYRITPERVEMRTGWLSRKHRTVSRDRIRSVDSSARLLQRLLGLRTVHIGSGETESSFKLDALDHRHAALVQRELMPGSPSVDPASPDPVPAVAQTPTEAVLTRFRRSWIPLNVVSVWAVFAIAGPLFGLNWLLRALGVDLPELGRDLIGWDGRGPVANIALVLLIAYPLGVVATTVAFLLENGNFRLVRTGTAPDTALVTRRGLLNTRTVQRTDSRMRGIAVDEPLVWRWLRLARTKVLSSGLGAAAGEASGGDILPRIRLAEAHDLAAKILPDGARPLEAALARHPRGALTRRLGMAVYGPALISGAVLVFTLTGVLPGSWWLLPLALIPVTLPLAVVAYRSLGHAVDGDYLVVRHGIRHRRTVALQRRAVIGWTVQQSVFQRWGGRMTVGVATAAGARHYESPDMSEEQALTFITKATPDLAAAFVLDDYVERSGSPSRAATLSANQSK; encoded by the coding sequence ATGACCGACGGCGAAGGGTGGCGGCGGCTCAGCGTACGGGTCGTCTGGCTCGACCTGATCCGTGTCGTCATCTCGTTGGCCACCGGATATCTGGGCATCGTGGTGAGCGACGAGCCGGTGTGGGCGCTGGTGGCCGGCGCCTGCGGTGGCCTGCTGACCGCGCTGCTGGATCTGCGGCGCTGGCAGACCACCCGCTACCGGATCACGCCGGAGCGGGTGGAGATGCGTACCGGCTGGCTGTCGCGCAAGCACCGCACCGTGTCCCGGGACCGGATCCGCAGCGTGGACAGTTCGGCCCGGCTGTTGCAGCGCCTGCTCGGGCTGCGCACGGTGCACATCGGCTCGGGCGAGACGGAGTCGTCGTTCAAGCTGGACGCCCTCGACCACCGGCACGCCGCCCTGGTCCAGCGTGAACTGATGCCCGGTTCGCCCTCGGTCGATCCCGCCTCCCCCGACCCGGTTCCGGCCGTGGCACAGACGCCCACGGAGGCCGTCCTCACCCGATTCCGCCGGTCGTGGATCCCGCTGAACGTGGTGTCGGTGTGGGCCGTCTTCGCCATCGCCGGGCCGCTGTTCGGGCTGAACTGGCTGCTGCGGGCACTCGGCGTCGACCTGCCGGAGCTGGGCCGCGACCTGATCGGCTGGGACGGCCGCGGGCCGGTGGCCAACATCGCCCTGGTGCTGCTCATCGCGTACCCGCTGGGGGTCGTCGCGACGACCGTCGCGTTCCTGCTGGAGAACGGCAATTTCCGGCTGGTCCGCACCGGAACCGCCCCGGACACCGCACTGGTGACCCGGCGTGGGCTGCTCAACACCCGGACCGTGCAGCGCACCGACTCCCGGATGCGCGGCATCGCCGTGGACGAGCCGCTGGTGTGGCGCTGGCTGCGGCTGGCCCGGACGAAGGTGCTGTCGTCCGGTCTGGGCGCGGCCGCGGGTGAGGCGAGCGGCGGTGACATCCTGCCGCGGATCCGCCTGGCCGAGGCCCACGACCTGGCGGCGAAGATCCTGCCGGACGGGGCCCGCCCGCTGGAGGCCGCGCTGGCCCGGCATCCGCGTGGCGCGCTGACCCGGCGGCTCGGGATGGCGGTCTACGGTCCGGCGCTGATCTCCGGGGCGGTACTGGTGTTCACGCTGACCGGCGTCCTGCCCGGATCGTGGTGGCTGCTGCCGTTGGCGCTGATCCCGGTGACGCTTCCGTTGGCCGTGGTGGCGTATCGCTCGCTGGGTCACGCGGTCGATGGCGATTATCTGGTGGTGCGACACGGAATCCGCCACCGCCGCACGGTCGCGTTGCAGCGGCGCGCGGTGATCGGCTGGACGGTCCAGCAGTCGGTCTTCCAGCGCTGGGGTGGCCGGATGACGGTGGGTGTCGCGACGGCGGCCGGAGCGCGCCACTACGAATCTCCCGACATGAGTGAGGAGCAGGCCCTGACGTTCATCACGAAGGCGACGCCGGACCTGGCCGCCGCCTTCGTCCTCGATGACTATGTGGAGAGGTCGGGCAGCCCGAGCCGGGCGGCCACGTTGTCGGCGAACCAGTCGAAGTAG
- a CDS encoding PH domain-containing protein, with translation MEASLTLRPPRHRLDRRFITWRTLQAVLWSIGVLGTLGAIWGYAESARPYLGPVILAVAVTYAVNITVMPYARYRTHRWEATEDAVYALSGWLTREWKVVPISRIQSIDTEIGLLQRWLGLASITVTTASSEGKITIEGVDARIAEETVDRLREVTAATPGDAT, from the coding sequence ATGGAGGCCTCACTCACCCTGCGCCCGCCGCGGCACCGGCTGGATCGCCGGTTCATCACCTGGCGGACACTCCAGGCCGTCCTCTGGTCCATCGGCGTGCTGGGCACGCTCGGTGCGATCTGGGGGTACGCCGAGAGCGCCCGCCCATATCTGGGACCGGTGATCCTGGCCGTCGCCGTGACCTACGCGGTGAACATCACGGTGATGCCGTACGCCCGTTACCGCACGCATCGCTGGGAGGCCACCGAGGACGCCGTCTACGCGCTGTCCGGCTGGCTGACCAGGGAGTGGAAGGTGGTGCCGATCTCCCGGATCCAGAGCATCGACACCGAGATCGGGCTGTTGCAGCGGTGGCTGGGCCTCGCCTCGATCACCGTGACCACCGCCTCGTCGGAAGGCAAGATCACGATCGAGGGGGTGGACGCGAGGATCGCCGAGGAGACCGTCGACCGGTTACGTGAAGTGACCGCCGCGACCCCGGGCGACGCGACATGA
- a CDS encoding MFS transporter, which translates to MTYSAVLRDRRLATLIGGDAVAKLGDGIGFVALPLLALQVRGAVDPAAAVSVVLAAPFLLPIAIAVFFGAGRRRFDSRLVVAADGLLRAATFGLAWLLAHFGRLTLGLLIGGLFAGCALRLLSSSGRRLLATGMAGEQARLPVNGLLGISDSLALYVAGPALGGLISAVAGPAAALAVAAACYATLPIAAAATTTTPFHGRTGKARSGLEIIRRHRVASRLLLVVFLFNLCYGPVEVALPLLVTGDLAADAGALGVLWTCFGAGALLGAALTSQLRRFRPRTSIVAVIAGWAAAVAALAAAGSIPVAALAFTIGGVIYGPFTALAYTYLQDHLDADDQQPVLTFYTAGVTLAAPLGLGLAGPLIALLGARGGLVVSAALTAALAPAVRWWIAPHAQR; encoded by the coding sequence GTGACCTACTCAGCGGTGCTACGGGACCGGCGCCTCGCGACGCTGATCGGCGGCGACGCCGTCGCCAAACTCGGCGACGGGATCGGCTTCGTCGCCCTGCCGCTGCTGGCGCTCCAGGTCAGGGGCGCCGTCGATCCGGCCGCCGCCGTCTCCGTTGTGCTGGCCGCGCCGTTCCTCCTGCCGATCGCGATCGCTGTCTTCTTCGGAGCGGGTCGCCGCCGGTTCGATTCGCGCCTGGTGGTAGCCGCGGACGGGCTGCTGCGGGCGGCCACGTTCGGCCTGGCGTGGCTGCTGGCCCACTTCGGGCGGCTGACCCTGGGCCTGCTGATCGGCGGCCTGTTCGCGGGCTGCGCGCTGCGGCTGCTGTCCAGCAGCGGCCGCCGCCTGCTGGCCACCGGTATGGCCGGCGAGCAGGCCCGGCTTCCGGTGAACGGCCTGCTCGGCATCTCCGACAGCTTGGCGCTGTACGTCGCCGGCCCCGCCCTGGGTGGCCTCATCTCGGCGGTCGCCGGCCCGGCGGCAGCGCTCGCGGTGGCCGCCGCCTGTTATGCCACGCTGCCGATAGCGGCCGCCGCGACGACCACTACACCGTTCCACGGCCGCACCGGGAAGGCCCGCTCCGGATTGGAGATCATCCGCCGGCACCGGGTGGCGTCCCGGCTGCTGCTGGTCGTCTTCCTCTTCAACCTCTGCTACGGCCCGGTCGAGGTGGCGCTTCCGCTACTGGTCACCGGGGATCTCGCCGCCGACGCCGGCGCGCTGGGCGTCCTGTGGACCTGCTTCGGCGCCGGCGCCCTGCTCGGTGCCGCCCTGACCAGCCAATTGCGGCGGTTCCGTCCCCGGACCAGCATCGTCGCGGTGATCGCCGGCTGGGCGGCGGCGGTGGCGGCGCTGGCAGCCGCCGGTTCGATCCCGGTCGCGGCGCTCGCCTTCACGATCGGCGGGGTGATCTACGGCCCGTTCACGGCGCTCGCCTACACCTACCTACAGGACCATCTGGACGCCGACGATCAGCAGCCGGTCCTGACCTTCTACACAGCCGGCGTCACCCTGGCCGCCCCGCTCGGCCTGGGTCTGGCCGGCCCGCTCATCGCCCTCCTCGGCGCCCGCGGCGGCCTGGTCGTCTCAGCGGCCCTCACCGCCGCACTCGCCCCGGCCGTACGCTGGTGGATCGCCCCTCACGCCCAGAGATAG
- a CDS encoding M20 metallopeptidase family protein has translation MRSSEGQVVSRRAVLGGAVAAAAGAWLTSTEAASATDRVALAVEAEAARIDGALIELRRDLNTHPEVSGQEQRTAGAVAARLRAAGLDVTTGVGGHGVVGVLTGARPGRTVAYRADMDAVGPQDQIGGGPGPAHLCGHDIHTTVGVGIAEVLARLRERVAGRVVFLFQPAEENLSGAAAMIAGGVLTATRPTEIHALHCGPFPVGRFATIAGFGMPGQDRGLITLTGDDAAARAQRLATSINNIGTVQRPSTPADLEQLVAYLQTPGGPLARFVFVQARAAGATVQVASRCWPEHRYTEVRAEIRRRARAEGPATVDFPADPFPAMVTPQREGKAVERHLRRTLGTERVMPLHAAIPFSGEDYALFLDRLPGTYTFLGVRAPNTGVETSYPHFATFQPDESAIGHGVRAMSGWLLSRTRP, from the coding sequence GTGCGCAGCTCAGAGGGGCAAGTGGTCAGCCGGCGGGCCGTTCTCGGCGGGGCGGTCGCGGCGGCGGCCGGGGCGTGGCTGACGTCGACCGAGGCGGCCTCGGCGACCGACCGGGTGGCCCTGGCCGTGGAGGCGGAGGCCGCCCGGATCGACGGCGCGCTGATCGAGCTTCGGCGCGACCTGAACACCCATCCGGAGGTTTCCGGCCAGGAGCAGCGGACCGCCGGGGCGGTCGCGGCCCGGCTGCGGGCGGCCGGGCTCGACGTCACGACCGGTGTCGGCGGGCACGGTGTCGTCGGCGTCCTGACCGGGGCCCGGCCGGGGCGGACGGTGGCGTACCGGGCGGACATGGACGCGGTCGGCCCCCAGGACCAGATCGGCGGCGGCCCCGGACCGGCCCATCTGTGCGGCCACGACATCCACACCACGGTCGGGGTGGGCATCGCCGAGGTGCTGGCCCGGCTGCGGGAGCGGGTCGCCGGCCGGGTGGTGTTCCTGTTCCAGCCGGCCGAGGAGAACCTGTCCGGCGCCGCCGCGATGATCGCCGGCGGCGTCCTCACGGCGACCCGCCCCACCGAGATCCACGCGCTGCACTGCGGGCCGTTCCCGGTTGGCCGGTTCGCGACGATCGCCGGTTTCGGGATGCCCGGCCAGGACCGCGGCCTGATCACCCTCACCGGCGACGATGCCGCGGCGCGCGCTCAGCGGTTGGCCACGAGCATCAACAACATCGGTACGGTTCAGCGCCCGTCCACCCCCGCCGACCTGGAGCAGTTGGTGGCCTACCTGCAGACTCCGGGCGGCCCGCTGGCCCGGTTCGTCTTCGTCCAGGCCCGGGCCGCCGGCGCGACCGTCCAGGTGGCGTCCCGGTGCTGGCCGGAACACCGCTACACGGAGGTCCGCGCCGAGATCCGGCGCCGCGCCCGGGCAGAAGGTCCGGCCACCGTGGACTTCCCGGCCGACCCGTTCCCGGCGATGGTCACCCCGCAGCGTGAGGGCAAGGCCGTGGAGCGGCATCTCCGGCGCACGCTGGGCACCGAGCGGGTGATGCCGCTGCACGCCGCGATCCCGTTCAGCGGCGAGGACTACGCCCTGTTCCTGGACCGCCTTCCGGGCACCTACACGTTCCTCGGCGTCCGGGCCCCGAACACCGGCGTCGAGACCAGCTACCCCCACTTCGCCACCTTCCAGCCAGACGAGAGCGCAATCGGCCACGGCGTCCGCGCCATGTCCGGCTGGCTCCTGTCCCGCACCCGCCCCTGA
- a CDS encoding helix-turn-helix domain-containing protein, with protein sequence MHRPAYSFVRSFPATPASDFQVDRHYLLCASTGALRLEAEGATWLLPPARAALITAGRPIRISIPQPVTTSSVLFDTTFVPPPPAPLTVFDLTPLARALVAECGLCATEDQPPSRYAESVLDALAAVTWKLAEQPSPVVVPTGRSPELRRALHLTEQRLAEQLTFEELAAEVGLAPRSLARRFEDECGMTWRATLRRMRILRAIEELAAGDTPVTKIAYTVGYTSLSAFNSAFRQLTTRSPTEYRASFRP encoded by the coding sequence ATGCACCGCCCGGCGTACAGCTTCGTCCGGTCGTTTCCCGCCACCCCGGCGAGCGACTTCCAGGTCGACCGGCACTATCTGCTCTGCGCCTCGACCGGCGCCCTCCGCCTCGAGGCGGAGGGCGCCACCTGGCTGCTGCCACCGGCCCGAGCCGCCCTCATCACAGCCGGCCGTCCGATTCGGATCAGCATCCCGCAACCGGTCACCACCTCCTCCGTCCTGTTCGACACCACCTTCGTCCCGCCGCCTCCGGCGCCGTTGACGGTCTTCGACCTGACCCCGCTGGCCCGCGCGCTGGTCGCCGAGTGCGGCCTCTGCGCCACCGAGGATCAACCCCCTTCCCGGTACGCCGAAAGCGTCCTCGACGCACTGGCCGCCGTCACCTGGAAGCTCGCCGAACAGCCCAGCCCCGTGGTCGTGCCCACCGGCCGCTCCCCCGAACTGCGCCGTGCCCTGCACCTCACCGAACAGCGCCTGGCCGAACAGCTCACCTTCGAGGAACTGGCCGCCGAGGTCGGCTTGGCCCCGCGCTCGCTGGCCCGCCGTTTCGAGGACGAGTGCGGCATGACCTGGCGTGCCACCCTGCGCCGGATGCGGATCCTGCGCGCCATCGAGGAACTGGCCGCCGGCGACACCCCGGTCACGAAGATCGCCTACACCGTCGGCTACACCTCGCTGTCCGCCTTCAACTCCGCCTTCCGCCAGCTCACCACCCGAAGCCCCACCGAATACCGCGCCAGCTTCCGCCCCTGA
- a CDS encoding putative quinol monooxygenase has protein sequence MVIVIVDFTTAAADRAAALTQLDSEHDEIRALPGNLAYRVYASRHDDTAVTLVHEWADEQSFADYQRTPSFARSGRVIRPLMTGTPVSRRFRADLLETVA, from the coding sequence ATGGTCATCGTCATCGTCGATTTCACCACCGCCGCCGCCGACCGGGCCGCGGCCCTCACCCAACTCGACAGCGAACACGACGAGATCCGGGCGCTTCCCGGCAATCTCGCCTACCGGGTCTACGCGTCCCGGCACGACGACACCGCCGTCACCCTGGTCCACGAATGGGCCGACGAGCAGTCCTTCGCCGACTATCAGCGCACGCCCTCGTTCGCCCGCTCCGGCCGGGTGATCCGCCCGCTCATGACCGGAACCCCGGTGAGCCGCCGATTCCGCGCCGACCTCCTGGAAACCGTCGCCTGA
- a CDS encoding YrhB domain-containing protein: MIDRDRAVALVEALLAKERRAHPHLPEVAVVRVKEHEFGWLVTWQSAAWARSRDIRDMLIGQGPYLVDGLDGSIHHIPVTVVSHDEWLQLYRERIRGEPKPDPVLAAARELLRDEGTMAVLRHLRAVAPRLTLRETKAYVDALRDGGEPPAELVERTRPVPVGRPLDFDTLTGPCPMEA, translated from the coding sequence ATGATCGACCGGGATCGTGCCGTCGCCCTCGTCGAGGCTCTGCTGGCCAAGGAGCGGCGGGCCCATCCTCACCTGCCGGAAGTCGCCGTCGTCCGCGTCAAGGAACACGAGTTCGGCTGGCTCGTCACCTGGCAGTCCGCTGCCTGGGCCCGTAGCCGCGATATACGGGACATGCTGATCGGGCAGGGCCCGTACCTGGTCGACGGCCTGGACGGCAGCATCCATCACATCCCGGTCACCGTCGTCAGCCACGACGAGTGGCTCCAGCTGTACCGGGAGCGGATCCGCGGTGAGCCGAAGCCGGATCCGGTGCTCGCCGCCGCCCGCGAACTGCTGCGCGACGAGGGCACGATGGCCGTCCTGCGACATCTGCGCGCGGTCGCGCCACGGCTCACCCTCCGCGAGACGAAGGCGTACGTCGACGCGCTCCGCGACGGCGGGGAGCCACCGGCGGAACTGGTCGAACGCACCCGGCCCGTGCCCGTCGGCCGGCCGCTGGACTTCGACACCCTCACCGGCCCGTGTCCGATGGAAGCGTGA